A portion of the Luxibacter massiliensis genome contains these proteins:
- a CDS encoding glycoside hydrolase family 98 domain-containing protein, translated as MVRRLKCLFGILLSMSMILGMIPLSIKEVQAEESSGTEYYLSDLKWYSATHGDADNNKTVQKDHPFTPGNNGEDTPIRLLMQDGEIRTFEKGLGTVAAYPSEITYNISGAGVSKFQAYIGIDQSANYQAAGHAIVEKIEILADDTVLYSSQEAYPEGILYTTPAIRVDVEVPENASRLYLRCYAGEQTWADEIVYADAKVVAEGPFTDPDAWEPAEKRREISNEVPLMMIPLYANGEKYAQADRQYAFWGDDTLTGKWEEVPDDLKPYTVIELHPDDLPKQEGSAADFYEHYLEEAQNYVNPNTGKNEPIPLVLTVYTAGNQSYYTSAHWLTTAWIEKMYEQYSCLQGIFCTENYWVWANGIENMAAEYLTISAKHGGYFIWSEQNNGASIEKAMGTQGKTAFKEAVEKYSDSFIFMYKNTPAAEGNDAPTSSYMTGLWLADYAYQWGGLMDTWKWYETGKWKLFEGGSIGKTQGNRQWLSEPEALIGIEAMMIYLNGGCVYNFEHPAYTYGVQNEQSPLYTNVIQEFFRYAVENPAPSKSEMLSATKAIIHGNLSSMGNGDFFVGLNTEKPQSPTYITGRYGNIPAIPSSVSLADLEERLGGMEIEIVEGGDERLQTTEKRQAYFNSLYEDTYDGDIFAQKLEDAWYVYNYKYNEDVDQTAENMSLSVPGVSDRGWEASAVLEPHTYLILKEKADGITVRLNNYRTNKDELWENAQNASEAAALPEMSKKDALSWVYTNYITNTKDQERRTTTITLSNLEKQPVISNVSGLEGNYTDPEVEYNAETKTATITVTSNGYVYFDIKAE; from the coding sequence ATGGTTCGTAGATTAAAATGTTTATTTGGGATTTTATTAAGTATGAGCATGATTTTAGGTATGATTCCTCTGTCAATCAAAGAAGTACAGGCCGAAGAAAGCTCAGGAACAGAATATTATTTATCAGATTTGAAATGGTATTCTGCGACTCACGGAGACGCAGACAACAATAAGACTGTACAGAAGGATCATCCCTTTACTCCTGGGAATAACGGAGAGGATACCCCTATTCGTTTACTAATGCAAGATGGGGAAATCCGCACGTTTGAGAAAGGCCTGGGAACAGTAGCCGCATATCCTTCAGAAATCACTTATAATATCAGCGGGGCCGGGGTGTCTAAATTCCAAGCTTATATTGGGATTGACCAAAGCGCTAACTATCAGGCGGCAGGACATGCTATTGTAGAAAAAATTGAGATTTTAGCAGATGATACGGTCCTCTATTCGTCACAAGAGGCTTATCCTGAGGGGATCCTGTATACAACGCCCGCAATCCGTGTAGATGTTGAAGTCCCCGAAAATGCATCCAGGCTGTATTTAAGATGTTATGCCGGAGAACAGACCTGGGCAGATGAAATTGTATATGCGGATGCAAAGGTTGTGGCAGAGGGGCCGTTTACAGATCCTGACGCCTGGGAACCTGCGGAAAAAAGGCGCGAAATATCCAATGAAGTCCCATTGATGATGATTCCGTTGTATGCCAATGGAGAAAAATACGCCCAGGCTGACAGGCAATATGCCTTCTGGGGTGATGATACGCTGACAGGAAAATGGGAAGAGGTGCCGGATGATTTGAAACCTTACACCGTGATAGAACTACATCCCGATGATCTTCCCAAACAAGAGGGAAGCGCTGCAGATTTCTACGAGCATTATCTGGAGGAGGCACAAAATTATGTAAATCCAAATACCGGGAAGAATGAACCCATTCCATTAGTACTTACTGTGTATACAGCAGGGAACCAATCTTACTATACATCTGCCCATTGGCTTACAACAGCATGGATTGAGAAAATGTATGAACAGTATAGCTGTCTGCAAGGGATTTTCTGTACAGAGAATTATTGGGTGTGGGCAAATGGTATTGAAAATATGGCCGCAGAGTATCTTACTATTTCTGCAAAGCATGGCGGATACTTTATCTGGTCAGAACAAAATAATGGGGCGTCTATTGAAAAGGCTATGGGCACGCAGGGCAAGACAGCTTTTAAAGAGGCAGTAGAAAAATACAGTGATTCTTTTATATTTATGTATAAAAATACACCTGCTGCAGAAGGAAATGATGCGCCTACAAGTAGTTATATGACAGGGTTATGGCTTGCCGACTATGCCTATCAGTGGGGTGGGCTTATGGATACATGGAAATGGTATGAGACAGGAAAGTGGAAACTGTTTGAGGGCGGCAGTATAGGAAAAACACAGGGGAACCGCCAATGGCTGTCTGAACCTGAAGCGTTAATAGGAATCGAGGCTATGATGATCTACCTCAATGGAGGATGCGTATATAACTTCGAGCATCCGGCGTATACCTATGGTGTACAAAATGAACAGTCTCCCCTTTATACCAATGTCATACAGGAGTTTTTCAGATATGCAGTTGAAAATCCTGCGCCGTCTAAATCCGAAATGTTGAGCGCTACAAAGGCTATAATACATGGTAATTTGTCTTCTATGGGAAACGGGGACTTTTTTGTGGGACTGAATACGGAGAAGCCGCAGTCTCCAACCTATATCACGGGAAGATATGGAAATATTCCCGCAATTCCTTCATCAGTTTCACTAGCTGACCTAGAAGAAAGGCTGGGCGGAATGGAGATCGAGATTGTGGAAGGAGGAGATGAACGGCTCCAGACTACAGAGAAGAGGCAGGCCTATTTTAATAGCCTTTATGAGGACACATATGATGGAGATATTTTTGCGCAGAAATTAGAGGATGCCTGGTATGTATATAATTACAAGTATAATGAAGATGTGGATCAGACGGCAGAGAATATGAGCCTTTCTGTACCAGGGGTTTCAGATAGAGGATGGGAGGCTTCTGCTGTGCTGGAACCTCACACATATCTGATTCTAAAAGAGAAAGCAGATGGTATTACTGTCAGATTAAACAATTACCGGACAAATAAAGATGAGTTGTGGGAAAATGCACAGAATGCTTCAGAAGCAGCGGCGCTGCCTGAAATGAGTAAAAAAGATGCTCTGTCATGGGTTTATACAAATTATATTACTAATACAAAAGATCAGGAACGAAGAACAACCACCATCACATTGAGCAATCTTGAGAAACAACCGGTTATAAGCAACGTATCAGGTTTGGAAGGAAACTATACAGATCCTGAGGTTGAATACAATGCAGAAACAAAAACGGCAACGATTACAGTAACCAGTAATGGTTATGTTTACTTCGATATAAAGGCAGAGTAG
- a CDS encoding alpha-L-fucosidase, protein MNQEIKKRTQWFMEARFGMFIHWGLYAIPACGEWVMSEQEMTVEEYRPYFEQFDPVDYDPRRWVRLAKNAGMKYVVLTAKHHDGFCLFDSGLTDYKVTNTKAGRDLVREFVDACREEGLKVGLYFSIIDWHHPDFPKYGDRQHPMRNNEAYKDEEIDFERYLKYMHGQVRELVANYGKLDLLWFDFSYDDMTGEKWRASELIQMVRTYQPDVIIDNRLEGAGDNHGSIATEHPLIYSGDFASPEQIIPPEGVCGENGEPIPWELCATMNNHWGYCNFDHQYKSPQMLVRKLVECVSKGGNMILNVGPDAKGNIPMESADILEKVGAWMQKNKESIYGCGISRLPKPEWGRYTQKGDVIYAHVYETPLGALPLYGIRPEQLAEVTYLADGSEVNRGEAWNTALYQDVAFVSFGEEPVFTYPLPDEKDTVLKICLKN, encoded by the coding sequence ATGAATCAAGAAATTAAGAAACGCACACAGTGGTTTATGGAGGCGAGATTCGGCATGTTTATCCACTGGGGACTGTATGCAATCCCGGCGTGCGGCGAGTGGGTGATGTCAGAACAGGAAATGACAGTGGAAGAATATAGGCCCTATTTCGAACAGTTTGATCCGGTGGACTATGATCCGAGGAGATGGGTACGCTTAGCGAAAAATGCGGGCATGAAATATGTAGTGCTGACAGCAAAACATCATGATGGGTTCTGTCTGTTTGATTCTGGACTGACGGACTATAAAGTGACCAACACCAAAGCCGGAAGAGATTTGGTCAGGGAGTTTGTAGACGCCTGCCGGGAAGAGGGGCTTAAGGTGGGACTCTATTTTTCTATCATAGACTGGCACCACCCTGATTTCCCCAAATATGGAGACAGGCAGCATCCTATGCGGAATAACGAGGCGTATAAAGATGAGGAAATCGACTTTGAACGGTATCTTAAATATATGCACGGACAAGTCAGGGAGCTTGTGGCCAACTATGGAAAATTAGACTTGCTCTGGTTTGATTTCTCCTACGATGATATGACGGGAGAAAAATGGCGGGCCTCTGAGCTGATTCAAATGGTCCGCACATATCAGCCGGATGTGATTATCGATAACCGTTTAGAAGGGGCAGGAGACAACCATGGCAGTATTGCGACGGAGCATCCACTGATATACAGCGGTGATTTTGCAAGTCCGGAACAGATCATCCCGCCTGAAGGCGTGTGCGGTGAAAATGGAGAGCCTATCCCGTGGGAACTTTGCGCTACAATGAATAACCATTGGGGATACTGTAATTTTGACCATCAGTACAAAAGTCCTCAGATGTTGGTACGAAAACTTGTAGAATGTGTGAGTAAAGGTGGAAATATGATTCTCAATGTGGGGCCAGATGCGAAAGGAAACATTCCCATGGAAAGTGCTGATATTCTTGAAAAGGTGGGCGCGTGGATGCAGAAAAATAAAGAGAGTATATACGGATGTGGAATTTCCAGGCTGCCGAAACCAGAATGGGGAAGGTATACACAGAAAGGGGACGTTATTTACGCCCATGTATATGAGACGCCCCTGGGAGCGCTGCCGCTGTATGGAATCCGGCCTGAACAATTAGCTGAAGTGACATATCTGGCTGACGGGAGTGAGGTGAACCGTGGAGAAGCCTGGAATACAGCCCTATATCAAGATGTGGCGTTTGTGTCCTTTGGTGAAGAACCGGTATTCACATACCCTTTGCCCGATGAAAAGGATACTGTATTGAAAATCTGTTTAAAGAACTGA